A segment of the Candidatus Dependentiae bacterium genome:
CTTTTTACGCATTTCTGCTTCTTGCTTTTCAATTTGTGCGAGCAACAAGCGAGATTGCAATTGCTTCATCGCTTTTGCTTTATTTTTATGCTGAGAACGCTCATCTTGACAACTGACCACAACACCAGTTGGCACATGTGTGATACGTACTGCAGAATCAGTTGTATTGACATGCTGACCACCAGCACCACTGGCACGAAACACATCGATACGCAAGTCTGCTGGATTAATTTTCATATCAACTTCTTTCGCTTCAGGAAGCACGGCTACTGTTGCTGTTGATGTATGAACGCGACCAGAGCTTTCAGTCGCCGGAACTCGTTGCACACGATGCACACCAGATTCATTTTTTAGGTGACCGTACACATTTTTGCCTTTTATATAAAGAACAACTTCTTTAAAACCACCTAAATCTGTCTGACTTGCACTTTCTATACTTGCTTTCCAGTTTTTGCTTTGTTCAGCATACATGGTATACATTTTAAGCAAATCACCAGCAAATAAAGAAGCCTCCTGACCGCCAGCACCAGCACGAATTTCCAAAAAAACCGAGCGGTCATCATGTTCGTCCGGTGGATACATTAAATCATCAAGAAATTTTTGTTCAGCCTCAAGCTGTTCATTAAGCTCTTGTATATCCTCTTGAAATAGTTGCACCATTTCAGAATCTTGCGCCTCTTCAACCTGTTGCTTAGAATCGGCAATTCTCCGTTCAAGCGCAACAATATCATTGTGTTTTTGTAACACCGGTGTGAGGCGGGCAAGTTCTTTTTGCAAGATTAATCGTTGCTTACTATCTAACTGAGGATCAGCTAATTTTACACCAATTTCATCATGACGACTTTGTATTGTATCCCAATTGAGTGCCATAATAGATCTATTAAAACACGTTATGATTTTTTTGAAAACTTTTTATAACGCTTTTCAAATTTCTCAATACGACCAGCCGTATCAACAAATTTTTGAGCGCCAGTATAAAAAGGATGACACGCTGAGCATAAAGTCACACGCAAATCCGTTTTAGTTGAATGTGTTTCAAATGAGTTTCCACATGCACATCGAGCGGTAAT
Coding sequences within it:
- the prfA gene encoding peptide chain release factor 1; this translates as MALNWDTIQSRHDEIGVKLADPQLDSKQRLILQKELARLTPVLQKHNDIVALERRIADSKQQVEEAQDSEMVQLFQEDIQELNEQLEAEQKFLDDLMYPPDEHDDRSVFLEIRAGAGGQEASLFAGDLLKMYTMYAEQSKNWKASIESASQTDLGGFKEVVLYIKGKNVYGHLKNESGVHRVQRVPATESSGRVHTSTATVAVLPEAKEVDMKINPADLRIDVFRASGAGGQHVNTTDSAVRITHVPTGVVVSCQDERSQHKNKAKAMKQLQSRLLLAQIEKQEAEMRKKRKAQVGTGMRAEKVRTYNYPQNRVTDHQVNMTLNKLDMVMTGSALDEIIQVLRDKDREERKQQSFLVTS
- the rpmE gene encoding 50S ribosomal protein L31; the encoded protein is MKKDIHPVLHEITARCACGNSFETHSTKTDLRVTLCSACHPFYTGAQKFVDTAGRIEKFEKRYKKFSKKS